In the genome of Cryptomeria japonica chromosome 8, Sugi_1.0, whole genome shotgun sequence, one region contains:
- the LOC131857801 gene encoding ATP-dependent RNA helicase SUV3, mitochondrial-like: MIGDDLRGGAWTRAFFGLNADEIHLCGENSVVDLIRDLCELTGDRLTMVKHRRRTQLVVEKEALVPSKIESGDCFVGFSVRKLREIKKTIFQQQPFVKCTLLYASLPPEFIIEAAENFLKDSETQKTVLLATAAVVMGLNLPLRRVIFTETKKYDPSIINFCKSSSPVKIQLIKQIAGRAGRGSEIGYCTATNYKSLEYLTSCLDALTEPIKLAILDLDPTILPILDHRWRKLGEFQDWTFVRYLQLCMGSKRLGLGRAGRKVGYGKSCGKVLFRFRKFPSEFWNLANQIALKDLMPLITLSDFLKLCNCPCEDPLVVISWMTNMFSRFTECPFNYLNGAFDYNMNEYTFEGVYSLVRAYKYLYTQFPQQRPLMIHYDRLPELELQIKRIIRQREKKEEEYWLLYPSNSEEYKKEPAIIDIVE; encoded by the coding sequence ATGATTGGAGATGATCTCAGAGGTGGGGCCTGGACAAGGGCCTTTTTTGGGCTAAATGCTGATGAAATCCACTTGTGTGGAGAGAACAGCGTGGTGGACCTCATTCGAGATCTTTGTGAATTAACAGGAGACAGATTGACAATGGTGAAACACCGCAGGAGAACCCAATTGGTTGTGGAAAAAGAGGCCCTAGTTCCAAGTAAAATTGAATCAGGGGACTGCTTTGTTGGATTTTCAGTGCGTAAACTGAgagaaattaaaaaaacaattttcCAGCAACAGCCTTTTGTGAAATGTACTCTGTTATACGCAAGCCTCCCACCAGAATTCATCATTGAAGCAGCTGAAAATTTCTTGAAAGATTCTGAGACCCAAAAGACCGTGTTGTTAGCCACTGCTGCCGTTGTTATGGGCCTCAATCTTCCACTAAGACGAGTGATTTTCACAGAGACAAAAAAATATGACCCAAGCATAATAAACTTCTGCAAATCTTCCAGTCCTGTGAAGATTCAGTTAATTAAACAGATTGCTGGAAGAGCTGGTCGGGGCAGTGAAATTGGGTATTGTACAGCTACAAACTATAAGAGCCTGGAATACCTTACGAGTTGTCTTGATGCTCTCACTGAGCCCATCAAGCTGGCGATTTTAGATTTGGATCCAACAATACTGCCCATCCTCGACCATCGTTGGAGAAAGCTGGGGGAATTTCAGGATTGGACATTTGTTCGTTATCTTCAGTTATGTATGGGATCAAAAAGGCTGGGGTTGGGGAGAGCTGGGCGAAAGGTTGGGTATGGCAAAAGTTGTGGCAAAGTTTTGTTTCGTTTCAGGAAATTTCCAAGTGAATTCTGGAATCTAGCAAATCAGATTGCACTCAAAGATCTGATGCCACTGATAACCCTTTCTGACTTCTTGAAGCTCTGCAACTGCCCTTGTGAAGACCCACTTGTCGTTATTTCTTGGATGACCAACATGTTTTCCAGATTTACAGAATGTCCCTTCAATTATCTCAACGGCGCCTTCGACTATAATATGAATGAGTATACTTTTGAAGGCGTATATAGTCTGGTAAGGGCTTATAAGTATCTCTATACCCAGTTTCCCCAACAACGACCTCTCATGATTCATTATGATAGACTACCTGAACTAGAGTTGCAGATTAAGAGAATCATCCGACagagagaaaagaaagaggaagaatacTGGTTACTCTATCCTTCAAATTCAGAGGAGTATAAGAAGGAGCCAGCTATAATCGACATAGTGGAATGA